A part of Amycolatopsis lurida genomic DNA contains:
- a CDS encoding IS3 family transposase, translating into MKTTVADPAASFPPDLVDRHFDQDRPDAVWLTDITYLTCGQGDMFLCAIRDGRSRKVLGYSVSDHIGAEMVTDAIDAAVAVRGGRCRGAILHSDRGGEYTAHLTAKACFRHSLRRSMGATGICWDNSPAESFWSTFKHEHYYRHTHTTKTELVATIDKWINFYNSTRRHSAIGMLSPDKFEQSLRTAA; encoded by the coding sequence GTGAAGACGACAGTCGCCGATCCGGCCGCGTCGTTCCCACCGGATCTGGTCGACCGCCACTTCGACCAGGACCGGCCCGACGCGGTCTGGCTGACCGACATCACATACCTGACATGCGGTCAGGGTGACATGTTCCTATGCGCGATCCGGGACGGACGCTCCCGGAAAGTGCTGGGCTACAGCGTATCCGACCACATCGGCGCCGAGATGGTCACCGACGCGATCGATGCCGCCGTGGCCGTCCGTGGCGGCAGATGCCGTGGCGCCATCCTGCATTCCGACCGCGGTGGCGAGTACACCGCGCACCTGACAGCGAAGGCGTGCTTCCGGCACAGCCTGCGCCGGTCGATGGGCGCGACCGGGATCTGCTGGGACAACAGCCCAGCGGAGTCGTTCTGGTCGACGTTCAAACACGAGCACTACTACCGGCACACCCACACCACGAAGACAGAACTCGTTGCCACGATTGACAAATGGATCAATTTCTATAACAGTACGCGGCGGCACTCCGCTATCGGAATGCTCAGCCCTGACAAGTTCGAGCAGTCACTCCGAACGGCCGCCTGA
- a CDS encoding transposase, which yields MPPRKRRSYTAEYKVEVAHRVIDSGRTISEVARELGIDAEC from the coding sequence ATGCCTCCTCGCAAGCGCCGTTCGTACACGGCAGAGTACAAGGTCGAGGTTGCTCACCGCGTGATCGATTCCGGCCGCACGATCTCCGAGGTCGCCCGCGAGCTGGGAATCGACGCCGAATGTTGA
- a CDS encoding IS3 family transposase, producing MVDPTGSFPPDLVNRHFDRDRLDAVWLTDITYLTCGEGEMFLCAIRDGHSRKVLGYSISEHIGAEMVTDAIDAAAAARGGRCRGTILHSDRGGECTAHLTAKACFRHGLRRSMGATGICWDNSPAESFWSTFKHEHYYRQVYATKAELVAAIDKWIRIYNSVRRHSATGMLSPDNFEQSLRAAA from the coding sequence GTGGTCGATCCGACCGGGTCGTTCCCGCCGGATCTGGTCAATCGACACTTCGACCGGGACCGCCTCGACGCGGTCTGGCTGACCGACATCACGTACCTGACATGTGGTGAGGGCGAGATGTTCCTGTGCGCGATCCGGGACGGTCATTCGCGGAAAGTGTTGGGCTACAGCATATCCGAGCACATCGGCGCCGAGATGGTCACTGACGCCATCGACGCAGCAGCGGCCGCCCGTGGCGGCAGATGTCGTGGCACCATCCTGCATTCCGACCGTGGCGGGGAGTGCACGGCGCACCTGACAGCGAAGGCATGCTTCCGGCACGGGCTGCGCCGGTCGATGGGCGCGACCGGGATCTGCTGGGACAACAGCCCGGCGGAGTCGTTCTGGTCGACGTTCAAACACGAGCACTACTACCGACAAGTGTACGCCACGAAGGCAGAACTCGTTGCTGCGATTGACAAATGGATCCGCATCTACAACAGTGTGCGGCGGCACTCCGCGACTGGGATGCTCAGTCCCGACAACTTCGAGCAGTCACTCCGTGCGGCTGCCTGA
- a CDS encoding DEAD/DEAH box helicase translates to MSWNSESGDEPSSGGTDSSPPPERFWLKIADPRTELPVFATEADVRVLLPESGEFHDLRGKLTANGVAWRAVRYLVEDEVITHRDSRTAECYLARAARRQPYHTTGPEAAVAGDAFEVLWNSHAGTYETASPVPAEELVPRDWLRFLPYASLNPAQAEAVPPIMGDTTHVIVVAPTGAGKTTVGMVAALRAVLGEGRKAAWLVPQRSLTDELDRELDHWRREGLRVERLSGEYSVDIGRVRDADLWVATTEKFEAMCRGSSLREALAEVSCLIVDEIHLLGDAERGPVLEALLARMRGNNQVRIVGLSATVANADEIAAWLGARLVRVAWRPSTLTWQLPVIATHRDWSLVETARIRLASALTGLITRDGGSALVFCGSKRGVRRTALVIAASRGARTDGVHPDDLDRLYEVCREARVGLHYKGWDHKREAETAFRARDIDVLVATSTVAAGVNLPARAVIVQDTEVGMNPIDVATVQQMFGRAGRVGQGESDGWAFLIVTEEERQRWQAKLVAGNTVRSQIEASLPDHILAEVVQRRIRSLREAEEWWDCTLACHQGSRSLQPLREAIEFLVDADFISGSEAVDGQTVLTPTDLGKVTARLMVPAAVGHEIRAALAETTLPDSPDEAERTVIDLIAGLVPKLAQAAINEELKTVVNRLIHPDGSGAYQRGDLARVALGLVASTPDAFRRGARVIAGIPYPVLYPVLEDAPRYLHWIGCQGLLGTVHPWSAIVAADLSRRVKWRRCQPPRGAGRLLWMCEQMATSTHAEDLVPALWNASRGRNITGPDWSARGIPNQCRLDDEAYRALMRERATGISIVRSEDLLIVAAPPASVVVTWTGRRFLSVPLPQGRGSIPASGTGADTQVAVFTWRGDYRATGWLSRYSQTE, encoded by the coding sequence GTGTCGTGGAACAGCGAGTCGGGTGACGAGCCGAGTTCCGGTGGTACGGATTCCTCACCGCCCCCGGAGCGGTTCTGGCTCAAGATCGCTGATCCGCGGACTGAGCTTCCAGTGTTCGCAACTGAAGCCGACGTTCGTGTACTCCTCCCCGAGTCCGGCGAGTTTCACGACCTGAGAGGCAAGCTGACAGCGAACGGGGTCGCCTGGCGTGCGGTGCGTTACCTGGTCGAGGACGAGGTTATTACCCATCGCGACTCTCGGACAGCGGAGTGCTACCTCGCGCGAGCCGCGCGTCGGCAGCCTTACCACACGACGGGCCCGGAAGCGGCCGTCGCCGGAGATGCCTTTGAAGTGCTCTGGAACAGTCACGCTGGCACGTACGAGACTGCGTCGCCGGTCCCCGCAGAAGAACTCGTTCCCCGCGATTGGCTTCGCTTCTTGCCTTACGCTTCCCTCAATCCGGCGCAAGCGGAAGCTGTTCCGCCGATCATGGGCGATACAACGCACGTCATCGTGGTCGCGCCGACCGGCGCGGGAAAGACCACCGTCGGCATGGTCGCGGCACTTCGAGCTGTGCTTGGCGAAGGCCGGAAGGCCGCGTGGTTGGTGCCGCAACGGTCATTGACTGACGAACTTGATCGAGAGCTCGACCACTGGCGACGAGAAGGACTCCGGGTCGAGCGGCTTTCCGGTGAGTACAGCGTTGACATCGGACGTGTCCGCGATGCGGATCTCTGGGTGGCGACGACGGAAAAATTCGAGGCGATGTGCCGAGGCTCGTCGCTGCGTGAAGCCCTCGCCGAAGTCTCTTGCTTGATTGTCGATGAAATCCACCTGCTCGGCGACGCTGAACGTGGTCCCGTGTTGGAAGCACTCCTTGCCAGGATGCGTGGCAATAACCAGGTGCGCATTGTCGGTCTGTCGGCAACGGTCGCCAATGCTGACGAGATCGCGGCATGGCTGGGTGCGCGGCTAGTAAGAGTGGCCTGGCGCCCAAGCACTCTGACTTGGCAGTTGCCGGTCATTGCCACTCACCGTGACTGGTCTCTGGTCGAGACGGCGCGCATCCGATTGGCGAGCGCTCTCACCGGACTGATCACCCGAGACGGCGGTAGTGCGCTGGTGTTCTGCGGCAGTAAGCGCGGAGTCCGGCGCACAGCTCTCGTGATTGCCGCTTCGCGCGGCGCACGCACCGATGGCGTGCACCCCGACGACCTTGACCGGCTATACGAGGTATGCCGCGAGGCCCGGGTAGGCCTTCACTACAAGGGCTGGGATCATAAGCGGGAGGCAGAGACGGCCTTTCGCGCCCGGGACATCGATGTTCTCGTCGCCACGTCGACGGTCGCCGCCGGAGTGAACCTTCCTGCTCGCGCGGTCATTGTGCAGGACACCGAGGTCGGCATGAATCCGATCGATGTGGCGACCGTCCAGCAGATGTTCGGCCGAGCCGGACGCGTCGGGCAAGGCGAGAGCGATGGCTGGGCGTTCTTGATCGTCACGGAGGAAGAGCGCCAGCGCTGGCAAGCCAAACTTGTGGCTGGAAACACCGTGCGTTCCCAAATCGAAGCGAGCCTGCCGGATCACATTCTCGCCGAGGTGGTTCAGCGGCGGATCCGGTCGTTACGGGAGGCCGAGGAGTGGTGGGACTGCACTCTAGCTTGTCATCAAGGCAGCCGTAGCCTGCAACCCCTGCGCGAGGCCATTGAGTTTCTCGTCGATGCTGACTTCATCAGCGGATCCGAGGCAGTCGACGGTCAGACGGTGCTCACTCCGACGGACTTGGGAAAGGTTACGGCGCGGCTCATGGTGCCTGCCGCCGTCGGACACGAGATCCGGGCGGCTCTCGCCGAAACCACGTTGCCGGATTCCCCGGATGAAGCAGAGCGCACGGTCATCGACCTGATCGCCGGTCTGGTGCCCAAACTCGCGCAAGCCGCCATCAACGAGGAACTGAAGACTGTTGTCAACCGGCTCATACACCCCGATGGCTCCGGCGCCTATCAACGGGGCGATCTGGCCAGGGTTGCTCTCGGTCTTGTCGCGAGTACCCCGGACGCGTTTCGCCGGGGTGCCAGGGTGATCGCCGGAATCCCTTACCCCGTTCTGTATCCTGTGCTGGAGGACGCTCCTCGGTATCTCCATTGGATTGGTTGCCAGGGATTGCTGGGGACCGTTCACCCGTGGAGTGCGATCGTTGCGGCGGACTTGAGCCGACGCGTCAAGTGGCGGCGGTGCCAGCCGCCGCGTGGCGCCGGTCGCCTGCTGTGGATGTGTGAACAAATGGCCACGTCCACGCACGCTGAGGATCTCGTGCCCGCGCTCTGGAACGCCTCGCGAGGCAGGAATATTACCGGTCCGGACTGGTCGGCCAGGGGCATTCCGAATCAATGCCGGCTGGATGACGAGGCGTATCGCGCCTTAATGCGGGAACGTGCGACCGGCATCAGTATTGTGCGGAGCGAGGACCTGCTCATCGTTGCGGCACCACCGGCGAGTGTCGTTGTAACTTGGACGGGTAGACGATTTCTCTCGGTTCCGCTGCCGCAAGGACGAGGTTCGATTCCAGCCTCAGGTACCGGCGCTGACACACAGGTAGCTGTCTTCACATGGCGCGGTGACTACCGAGCGACTGGATGGCTCAGCCGATACTCGCAGACGGAATAG
- a CDS encoding IS3 family transposase, with protein MAKYAGPDEFAETADSITSPQRTRFSVRRMARLLGVSTSGYYAHVKRFVATMLTPRQQRRADLEVKISQAHKDSRGTYGSPRITAELRDRGEVVTAKTVAKIMASIGLEGISPRTFKVEDDGGRSDRVVPAGSGQSTLRPGPPRRGLADRHHVPDMW; from the coding sequence ATGGCCAAGTACGCCGGCCCCGACGAGTTCGCCGAGACTGCCGACTCCATCACTTCGCCGCAGCGCACGCGGTTCTCGGTCCGGCGCATGGCGCGGCTGCTGGGCGTGTCGACGTCCGGCTACTACGCGCACGTGAAACGCTTCGTTGCAACGATGTTGACTCCGCGGCAGCAACGGCGGGCCGACCTGGAGGTAAAGATCTCCCAGGCGCACAAGGACTCGCGCGGGACCTACGGGTCGCCGCGGATCACCGCCGAACTACGTGACCGAGGCGAGGTGGTCACGGCGAAGACCGTCGCCAAGATCATGGCCTCGATCGGGCTCGAGGGCATCAGCCCGCGCACATTCAAGGTTGAAGACGACGGTGGTCGATCCGACCGGGTCGTTCCCGCCGGATCTGGTCAATCGACACTTCGACCGGGACCGCCTCGACGCGGTCTGGCTGACCGACATCACGTACCTGACATGTGGTGA
- a CDS encoding IS701 family transposase: protein MLSDDDLAAWVTGLDDLFAQVAGRFHRAEPRRRARAYVRGLLAPLAGKNGWTLAEAAGDITPDGMQRLLNAAAWDADGVRDDVRDYAISHLGERDGVLIVDETGFLKKGTKSAGVQRQYSGTAGRIENCQLGVFCAYATSKGRTLIDRELYVPKSWTSDRERCREAAVPDEVEFATKPVLAQRMLARALDAGVPATWVTADEAYGGDSKFRRWLEDQRIGYVVAVPSSQTIPAVAGTSRADALVAHAPADAWKRRSCGDGAKGPRMFDWAVAELPTYSDTTPPVWGRWLLARRSLTRNSKGKYEIAYYLCCAPTGTIDQELIRVAGARWAIEDCFQTAKTDIGLDQYQVRRYDAWYRHITLAMLAHTYLAVTAAIAPKALIAASSQSHWARSSVSWHT from the coding sequence GTGCTGAGTGATGATGATCTGGCTGCCTGGGTTACCGGGTTGGATGACCTGTTTGCGCAGGTCGCGGGACGGTTTCATCGGGCTGAACCTCGACGCAGGGCCCGTGCCTATGTGCGTGGCTTGCTTGCGCCGCTGGCCGGCAAGAACGGGTGGACACTGGCCGAGGCTGCCGGGGATATCACCCCGGATGGTATGCAACGTCTGCTCAACGCGGCGGCCTGGGACGCTGACGGCGTCCGTGATGATGTCCGCGACTACGCGATCAGTCACCTGGGTGAGCGTGACGGTGTGTTGATTGTGGACGAGACCGGATTTCTCAAGAAGGGCACCAAATCTGCTGGGGTGCAACGCCAGTATTCCGGCACTGCCGGACGCATCGAGAACTGCCAGCTCGGCGTGTTTTGTGCTTATGCCACAAGCAAAGGACGCACCTTGATCGACCGCGAGCTGTATGTGCCGAAATCCTGGACCAGCGACAGGGAACGCTGCCGCGAGGCAGCGGTTCCCGACGAGGTCGAGTTCGCGACCAAACCCGTGCTCGCGCAGCGGATGCTCGCCCGTGCTCTGGACGCCGGCGTGCCCGCCACCTGGGTCACCGCCGACGAAGCCTACGGCGGTGACTCGAAATTCCGTCGCTGGCTGGAAGATCAGCGGATCGGCTATGTCGTGGCCGTGCCCAGCAGCCAGACCATCCCCGCGGTGGCCGGCACGTCCCGCGCCGACGCGCTCGTCGCCCACGCACCCGCTGACGCGTGGAAACGCCGAAGCTGTGGAGACGGCGCCAAAGGACCACGGATGTTCGACTGGGCCGTCGCCGAACTACCCACCTATTCCGACACCACTCCACCCGTCTGGGGCCGCTGGTTACTCGCCCGCCGTTCGTTGACCCGCAACAGTAAAGGAAAGTATGAGATCGCCTACTACTTGTGTTGCGCCCCAACAGGAACGATCGATCAGGAACTAATCCGGGTCGCTGGGGCACGCTGGGCGATCGAGGACTGCTTCCAGACCGCTAAGACCGACATCGGCCTGGATCAGTACCAGGTACGCCGCTACGACGCCTGGTACCGGCACATCACCCTGGCCATGCTCGCCCATACCTACCTGGCCGTCACCGCCGCGATAGCCCCAAAAGCCCTGATAGCGGCCTCATCCCAATCACACTGGGCGAGGTCAAGCGTCTCCTGGCACACCTGA
- a CDS encoding IS701 family transposase yields the protein MFALVAGRFAQADSRRRARMYVLGLLSGAERKNSWTLAEKAGDLAPDGMQRLLNFYRWDAEAARDDVRSYVLAHLGDPGGVVVADETGFLKKGIKSAGVQRQYSGTAGRIENCQLGVFLTYVSPRGRALIDRELYLPTSWTDDRKRCEEAGIGDAVGFATKPELAQRMLERLLDAGADVEWFTADEAYGDNPGLRSWCEQAGLNYVMAISCDHRFDTPAGKARADELARSAGSKGWQRLSAGVGSKGHRLYDWLLIDPATPGGQQLLVRRSISKPSELAYYICHSTYPAPIAELVRVAGSRWAVEETFQFTKNETGLDHYQVRKYDAWYRHITLSMLAAAFLTATAHAERLRDEKGAAQHRKNS from the coding sequence GTGTTTGCGCTGGTGGCGGGGCGTTTCGCGCAGGCGGACTCGCGGCGGCGGGCGCGGATGTATGTGCTGGGGCTGCTGTCCGGGGCGGAGCGGAAGAACTCCTGGACGCTGGCCGAAAAGGCCGGTGATCTGGCTCCTGACGGGATGCAGCGTCTGCTGAACTTCTACCGCTGGGACGCCGAGGCCGCCCGGGACGACGTTCGCTCCTACGTGCTGGCCCATCTTGGTGATCCCGGCGGTGTGGTGGTGGCCGACGAGACCGGTTTTCTCAAGAAGGGCATCAAATCCGCCGGGGTGCAGCGGCAATACTCGGGCACCGCGGGGCGGATCGAGAACTGCCAGCTCGGTGTGTTCCTGACCTACGTCTCGCCGCGGGGACGGGCGTTGATCGACCGCGAGCTCTACCTTCCCACGTCCTGGACCGACGATCGGAAACGCTGCGAGGAAGCCGGAATCGGCGATGCGGTCGGCTTCGCGACCAAACCCGAACTTGCCCAGCGGATGCTGGAACGGCTGCTCGACGCCGGCGCTGACGTCGAGTGGTTCACCGCCGATGAGGCCTACGGCGACAATCCTGGCCTGCGTTCCTGGTGCGAGCAGGCCGGGCTGAACTACGTTATGGCGATCTCCTGCGACCATCGGTTCGACACCCCGGCAGGAAAAGCGCGAGCCGACGAGCTGGCCCGCAGCGCGGGATCGAAGGGATGGCAACGACTTTCCGCCGGCGTGGGCAGCAAAGGACACCGGCTCTACGACTGGCTGCTGATCGATCCCGCCACCCCCGGTGGACAGCAGCTGCTGGTGCGCCGCTCGATCAGCAAGCCCAGCGAGTTGGCCTACTACATCTGTCACTCCACCTACCCGGCGCCGATCGCCGAGCTCGTCCGGGTCGCCGGAAGCCGGTGGGCGGTCGAGGAAACCTTCCAGTTCACCAAGAACGAGACTGGGCTGGACCACTATCAGGTCCGCAAATACGACGCCTGGTACCGGCACATCACCCTGTCCATGCTCGCCGCCGCGTTCCTCACCGCCACCGCCCACGCCGAGCGTCTCCGTGACGAAAAAGGGGCGGCGCAGCACAGGAAGAACAGCTAA